The following are encoded in a window of Sminthopsis crassicaudata isolate SCR6 chromosome 3, ASM4859323v1, whole genome shotgun sequence genomic DNA:
- the LOC141559889 gene encoding olfactory receptor 52B2-like translates to MASCNNSIPQPVVFVLAGIPGLESYHGWFSLPFFLVFITALIGNITIIHIIHVEKSLHEPMFFLLAMLSTVDLSLVSATVPRMLGIFWLDAKEININGCLTQMFFIPSFYVMESGILLAMAFDRFVAICNPLRYTTILANNTLVNMGMAIIARTMAVLIPAPILAKTLTSFRTNIIPYSYCAFMAMVQIACGDVSNHIVYGLMVIVSSIGVDLLFISLSYGMILRAVFQIPSWEARHKALSTCGSHLCVIALFYSPVVFSVLAQTFGYQMPSHIQIIVDNLYFLVPPMINPLIYGLRTKQIRERILQLLHYHPK, encoded by the coding sequence ATGGCCTCTTGTAACAATTCCATTCCCCAGCCAGTGGTATTTGTATTGGCTGGGATTCCAGGATTGGAGTCCTATCATGGCTGGTTCTCCCTACCTTTCTTCTTAGTCTTCATCACTGCTCTTATTGGCAACATCACTATCATACATATTATCCACGTAGAAAAGAGTCTTCATGAGCCCATGTTCTTTCTGCTGGCTATGTTGTCAACTGTTGATTTGTCCTTAGTTAGTGCAACTGTGCCTCGCATGTTAGGCATCTTCTGGCTGGATGCTAAAGAGATCAATATTAATGGTTGCCTTACTCAGATGTTTTTCATCCCATCTTTCTATGTCATGGAATCTGGTATTCTTTTGGCTATGGCTTTTGATCGCTTTGTAGCCATCTGCAATCCATTAAGATATACCACTATTCTAGCCAATAATACATTGGTGAACATGGGAATGGCAATCATAGCAAGGACTATGGCTGTGCTTATTCCAGCCCCTATTTTAGCAAAAACATTGACCAGCTTCAGAACTAACATTATTCCCTACTCCTACTGTGCCTTCATGGCTATGGTACAGATTGCTTGTGGGGATGTCTCTAATCATATTGTCTATGGCCTCATGGTCATTGTATCTTCGATTGGTGTTGATTTACTCTTTATCAGTCTTTCTTATGGAATGATTCTTCGAGCTGTTTTCCAGATCCCTTCCTGGGAAGCACGACACAAGGCCCTGAGTACATGTGGCTCCCATCTCTGTGTAATTGCCCTATTTTATTCACCTGTTGTATTTTCAGTTTTAGCTCAGACATTTGGATACCAAATGCCTTCCCACATCCAGATAATTGTAGACAACCTCTACTTCCTTGTTCCTCCCATGATCAACCCTTTGATCTATGGGCTCAGAACAAAGCAGATTAGGGAACGTATCCTTCAACTCTTACATTACCACCCAAAATAA
- the LOC141562460 gene encoding olfactory receptor 52D1-like, which produces MSPMNDSHLSTSTFFLVGIPGLEYLHTWIGIPFCSLYVVAVVGNMMILSVVRAERSLHEPMFFFLCMLSITDLVLSTSTLPRMLCLFWLGSRQIAFDACLTQMFFIHSFTAMESGFFLAMAFDRYVAICNPLRHTTILTNARIAKIGGAVVLRGVAFFSPHPILLKQLPYCRTRIIAHTYCEFMAVVKLACVDTGSTKRYSLSVASVIGSCDGFFIAISYVLILRAVFRLPSREASIKALGTCGSHVCVILVFYSTAVFTFLTHRFGHNVPPQVHIFIANIYLLVPPFLNPIVYGVRTKKIRDYVLGALRVKFDCDKDSKRHGNRCS; this is translated from the coding sequence ATGTCTCCCATGAATGATTCACATCTCTCCACATCCACTTTCTTCCTGGTGGGCATCCCAGGTCTGGAATACCTGCACACTTGGATAGGGATTCCCTTCTGTTCCTTGTATGTGGTGGCTGTGGTGGGGAATATGATGATCCTCTCTGTAGTACGAGCAGAAAGAAGCCTACATGAGCCTATGTTCTTCTTCCTGTGCATGCTTTCTATCACTGACCTAGTCCTCTCCACCTCCACTCTGCCCCGAATGCTCTGTCTCTTCTGGCTTGGCTCACGTCAAATTGCCTTTGATGCCTGTCTAACTCAGATGTTCTTTATCCATAGCTTCACAGCCATGGAATCTGGCTTCTTCTTGGCTATGGCCTTTGACCGCTATGTGGCCATTTGCAACCCACTGAGACATACTACCATTCTTACCAATGCTCGAATAGCCAAGATTGGTGGAGCTGTGGTTCTCCGGGGTGTGGCCTTCTTCTCTCCACATCCTATTTTACTCAAACAATTGCCCTATTGTCGAACTCGCATCATAGCCCATACCTACTGTGAGTTCATGGCAGTGGTCAAATTGGCTTGTGTGGACACAGGTTCTACAAAGCGCTACAGTTTAAGTGTGGCCTCTGTAATTGGTTCCTGTGATGGCTTCTTCATTGCTATCTCCTATGTCTTGATCCTCCGTGCTGTCTTTCGCCTCCCGTCCCGTGAGGCTAGCATAAAGGCCTTGGGGACATGTGGTTCCCATGTTTGTGTGATCCTTGTCTTCTATTCTACAGCTGTATTCACCTTCCTTACCCACCGCTTTGGCCACAATGTGCCACCTCAGGTTCATATTTTCATTGCCAACATATACTTGTTGGTTCCTCCATTCCTCAACCCTATTGTATATGGCGTCAGGACCAAAAAGATCCGGGACTATGTCCTTGGGGCATTGAGGGTCAAGTTTGATTGTGATAAAGATAGTAAAAGACATGGTAACAGATGTAGCTAA